One window of the Selenomonadales bacterium genome contains the following:
- a CDS encoding zinc ABC transporter substrate-binding protein, with protein MKRFLVVALVFVLSLSLSGCAALQARFASPGRPTVITTLFPQYDFVRAIAGDRVQVSLLLPPGVESHAFEPTPRDIANIHRADVFIYTSKYMEPWAARVIEAMQGKPVVVVDASHGIALESEPKHEDPYEWIGVFELTPGNYRLEFSKVGGHYADPSMPIVLLRSPYTGEDALDAAKHDAKDLFKYASPTAIQHGGTVSPREGVYSLEFDQTRESSVFTVRIETAGTYVLLTGHVPSEFEAGRHFFRDAADRDIVSVAEYPDHKGDGHDHAHEHGQDPHIWLDPVFAQHMVDNIVAGLAQADPQNAAFYRENGEAYKVKLQALHEQFASFLATVENRTILYAGHFAFGHFARRYGLEHKSPYVGFSPNAEPTPRRIAELIENVRETGSQVIFHEELVEPRVARIIAEATGARMSLLHGAHNVSREELRAGATYLSIMEGNLARLREGLR; from the coding sequence ATGAAACGTTTTCTCGTCGTGGCGCTCGTGTTCGTGCTCTCGCTCTCTCTATCGGGTTGTGCCGCTCTGCAGGCTCGCTTTGCCAGTCCCGGCCGCCCTACGGTAATCACGACTCTGTTCCCCCAGTATGACTTTGTGCGGGCGATTGCCGGCGACAGAGTGCAAGTCTCCCTGCTCCTTCCCCCAGGTGTCGAGTCGCATGCTTTCGAACCCACACCGCGCGACATCGCCAACATCCACCGCGCAGATGTGTTTATCTACACCAGCAAATACATGGAGCCTTGGGCGGCGAGGGTAATCGAGGCCATGCAAGGCAAACCTGTAGTCGTAGTCGATGCCAGTCACGGCATAGCGCTCGAGTCAGAGCCCAAACACGAGGATCCCTATGAATGGATCGGGGTGTTTGAGCTGACGCCCGGCAACTACCGACTCGAGTTCAGTAAAGTTGGCGGCCATTACGCCGACCCCTCCATGCCCATTGTACTGCTCCGCTCGCCCTACACCGGCGAAGACGCACTCGACGCGGCTAAACATGACGCCAAAGACCTGTTTAAGTACGCCTCGCCAACCGCCATACAGCACGGTGGCACCGTCAGTCCCCGCGAAGGTGTCTACTCGCTCGAATTTGACCAGACGCGCGAGTCCTCTGTCTTTACCGTGCGCATAGAGACCGCCGGCACTTACGTGCTCCTGACCGGACACGTTCCCTCCGAGTTTGAAGCTGGCAGGCACTTTTTCCGCGATGCGGCAGACCGCGACATCGTCTCTGTCGCAGAATATCCTGACCACAAAGGTGACGGCCACGACCACGCGCACGAGCATGGGCAAGACCCCCACATCTGGCTTGACCCTGTGTTTGCCCAGCACATGGTCGACAACATTGTCGCCGGCCTAGCACAGGCCGACCCACAGAACGCCGCATTCTACCGCGAAAACGGCGAAGCCTACAAAGTTAAGCTACAGGCTTTGCACGAGCAGTTTGCTTCGTTCCTCGCCACCGTGGAAAACCGGACTATCCTTTATGCGGGTCACTTCGCCTTTGGCCATTTTGCCCGCAGATACGGCCTCGAACACAAGTCACCCTATGTAGGGTTTTCTCCCAATGCGGAGCCTACTCCCCGGCGCATCGCCGAGCTGATTGAGAATGTGCGGGAGACCGGCAGTCAAGTCATTTTCCATGAAGAGCTGGTGGAGCCCCGCGTAGCGCGCATCATAGCCGAGGCTACCGGAGCGCGCATGTCGCTCTTGCACGGCGCCCATAATGTCTCGCGGGAGGAGCTACGCGCCGGCGCAACTTATTTGAGCATCATGGAAGGGAATCTCGCCCGACTGCGCGAAGGATTAAGGTAA
- a CDS encoding metal ABC transporter ATP-binding protein, which yields MNALLSVKDLTLKYGRHEVLSGVSFVVQQGDYIGIAGPNGSGKTSLLRALLGLLPPASGQIRFIQAAKRHSIGYLPQKATQNDPLFPATVKEVVMTGLLASKREPRIFTPEDSARADAVLARLGAASLSDKKVGNLSGGQQQRVMLARAMVSAPSLLILDEPTSALDPKIRDEFYELLQDLNTQDGVTIMLVSHDIGSIGKYTKKLMYLDRGLVFFGTYDEFCGSEAMTAYFGTVSQHLFCWRHSHGAN from the coding sequence ATGAACGCCTTACTTTCGGTTAAGGACTTAACACTCAAGTACGGTCGACACGAGGTCTTAAGCGGAGTCTCGTTTGTCGTGCAGCAAGGGGACTACATCGGCATAGCCGGGCCTAACGGCTCGGGCAAGACATCGCTGCTGCGGGCGCTACTCGGCCTCTTACCACCCGCTAGCGGACAGATACGCTTTATTCAAGCCGCTAAGCGGCACTCCATAGGCTACCTGCCGCAAAAGGCGACGCAGAATGACCCCCTCTTCCCTGCGACCGTGAAAGAAGTAGTAATGACTGGCTTGCTCGCGTCAAAGCGAGAGCCACGCATATTCACGCCTGAGGACAGCGCTCGCGCTGACGCTGTCCTCGCCCGCTTGGGCGCCGCCTCGCTTAGCGACAAAAAAGTAGGCAACCTCTCGGGCGGGCAACAGCAGCGCGTGATGTTGGCGCGGGCTATGGTTAGCGCCCCGTCTCTACTCATCCTTGATGAACCCACAAGTGCACTCGACCCAAAAATCCGCGACGAGTTTTACGAGCTCCTACAAGACCTAAACACGCAGGATGGAGTCACAATCATGCTTGTCTCACACGACATAGGTTCAATCGGAAAGTACACTAAGAAACTTATGTACTTAGACCGCGGCCTAGTGTTTTTCGGCACATATGACGAGTTTTGCGGCTCGGAAGCTATGACTGCCTACTTCGGCACTGTATCGCAACATCTGTTTTGCTGGAGGCACAGCCATGGCGCTAATTGA
- a CDS encoding metal ABC transporter permease, with product MALIDLLAEAVSFVFIQRALIVGTLIALCCAFLGGFLVLRKLSLIGDGLAHVSFATVALALLLSASPLLISIPLVTVASLAILTLSERTGMHGDAAIGLVSSFSIAVGVLVASLAQGFNVDLMSFLFGSILVISHADVLISVALAVVILGAVLLFYNQLFAVTYDEDFARVLGLNTRLINYMTAMLTAMTIALGIRVVGTMLISSLIVFPTVTALQVAKGFKSTIAVAALVSVTCVVLGIFGSYVYNLPTGAVIVLLNAVMFLCSVGVRKFGAIGG from the coding sequence ATGGCGCTAATTGACTTACTCGCAGAAGCTGTTTCCTTTGTCTTTATCCAGCGGGCGCTTATCGTAGGCACACTAATTGCGCTTTGCTGCGCGTTTTTGGGAGGATTTTTGGTATTGCGCAAGCTGTCGCTTATTGGGGACGGCCTAGCTCACGTCAGTTTCGCGACAGTGGCCTTAGCCCTCCTCTTATCGGCCTCGCCGCTCCTGATAAGCATTCCACTGGTCACCGTAGCTTCGCTGGCCATTCTCACCTTGAGCGAACGCACCGGCATGCATGGCGATGCCGCTATCGGCTTGGTCTCCTCCTTTTCGATTGCCGTCGGCGTGTTGGTGGCCAGCCTTGCACAAGGGTTTAACGTCGACCTGATGAGCTTTCTATTTGGGAGCATCCTAGTTATTAGTCATGCCGACGTACTCATTTCGGTGGCCTTAGCTGTTGTTATCCTTGGCGCGGTCCTGCTCTTTTACAACCAGTTGTTTGCTGTTACCTATGACGAGGATTTCGCCCGCGTCCTTGGGCTTAATACAAGACTTATAAACTACATGACCGCCATGCTCACCGCCATGACGATTGCCTTGGGCATTAGGGTTGTGGGCACTATGCTAATCTCGAGCCTAATTGTATTCCCGACTGTCACTGCCCTACAGGTGGCCAAAGGCTTTAAGTCGACTATAGCCGTAGCTGCGCTTGTATCGGTAACCTGCGTAGTGCTAGGAATCTTTGGGTCTTACGTGTATAATCTCCCCACGGGCGCGGTAATTGTGCTGCTTAATGCGGTGATGTTCCTCTGCTCCGTAGGGGTACGGAAGTTTGGCGCTATAGGAGGGTAA
- a CDS encoding transcriptional repressor has product MTNKVQAGDLLRRHGIKKTRQREAVLRILAEAEAPLSVDNIHVTLRREDNTVNLSTIYRMLEMLLEKGLVEQMHHPLGNRFTYALSAYGHSHHLTCTRCGVSTRMNGCPLASALGLLEANHNFRITGHRLEVFGECATCRVK; this is encoded by the coding sequence TTGACCAACAAGGTACAGGCCGGGGACTTGCTGCGCCGCCATGGCATAAAGAAGACGCGCCAGCGCGAGGCCGTGCTGCGCATCCTCGCAGAGGCTGAAGCCCCCTTGTCGGTAGACAACATCCATGTGACACTCCGCCGTGAGGACAACACCGTTAACCTCTCTACTATCTACCGCATGCTGGAAATGCTCTTAGAAAAAGGGCTAGTGGAGCAGATGCACCATCCGTTAGGCAACAGGTTTACCTATGCGCTCTCTGCCTACGGCCACAGCCATCACCTGACTTGCACGCGCTGTGGAGTTTCAACACGCATGAATGGCTGCCCTCTAGCCTCCGCCCTAGGCCTGCTTGAAGCGAACCACAACTTCCGCATAACGGGCCACCGCCTTGAAGTGTTCGGCGAATGTGCCACGTGCAGGGTAAAGTAA
- a CDS encoding GNAT family N-acetyltransferase: MIAIRKGELADKPRVLDLLSRVWEDDYVPNMWEGWVTSPEQGIVLVAEQDGEIAGTCYINFMPHQSAWFQAMRVDPKFRRQRIGTKLTEASLAQVQSHGIKHVYLGIDAENTPSLTMTAGVGFRQVMQYERVTKVLPPRAEGDEVGVTNWRQAVSGDLADLERIADKNSSEPGLFACWQWQLMSRAALERNILANNLWLWGRSEPRMWAGFEDFGEYIALFPPCGDDREVLEACDELIAYLPRKESATFKAWLNPASPLLPHLRARGFTGNDGTIIWEYHL; this comes from the coding sequence ATGATAGCGATAAGAAAAGGAGAACTAGCGGACAAGCCCCGTGTCTTAGACCTGCTAAGCCGCGTCTGGGAGGACGACTATGTGCCAAACATGTGGGAGGGGTGGGTCACTAGTCCCGAACAAGGCATAGTACTCGTGGCCGAGCAGGACGGTGAGATTGCCGGAACCTGCTACATCAACTTTATGCCCCATCAAAGTGCCTGGTTTCAGGCTATGCGCGTCGACCCGAAGTTTCGCCGCCAGCGCATAGGCACCAAGCTGACCGAGGCAAGTCTGGCACAAGTGCAAAGCCACGGCATAAAACATGTATACTTAGGCATTGACGCAGAGAACACGCCCTCGTTGACTATGACTGCGGGAGTCGGCTTTAGACAAGTTATGCAGTATGAGCGAGTGACTAAAGTTTTGCCGCCGCGAGCGGAAGGCGATGAAGTTGGCGTCACTAACTGGCGTCAGGCCGTGTCCGGTGACTTGGCTGATTTGGAGCGCATAGCTGACAAAAACAGCAGCGAACCTGGGCTCTTTGCCTGTTGGCAGTGGCAACTCATGTCACGCGCTGCCCTAGAGCGCAACATTCTAGCCAACAACCTTTGGCTGTGGGGCCGCAGTGAGCCGCGCATGTGGGCAGGTTTTGAGGATTTTGGGGAGTACATTGCCCTGTTCCCACCCTGTGGCGACGACCGCGAAGTCTTGGAAGCATGCGACGAGCTGATTGCCTACTTGCCGCGCAAGGAAAGTGCTACGTTCAAGGCGTGGCTTAATCCGGCAAGTCCCCTGCTGCCTCATCTGCGGGCGCGCGGCTTTACCGGGAATGATGGTACTATTATCTGGGAATACCACTTGTAG
- the pepT gene encoding peptidase T — MSKVAEKFLRYVQVDTASDINSPSQPSTHRQVEFGTALAAEMRAMGLTDAHIDEHGYVYATLPGNIERPVPVIGLIAHMDVVADVPSANVRPQIVRNYDGGDITLNAEKGLKMSPQDYPELPNYRGQDIITTDGTTLLGADNKAGIAEILTAAEYLLAHPEIKRGTLRIAFTPDEEIARGTAKFDVAQFGADFAYTLDGGAVGGIEFETFNAASAKVTVKGRNIHPGAAKNKMRNAILMAMEFNALLPAAERPAHTEHYEGFYHLNEVRGTPEQAELKYIVRDHARPVFEARKSRLTAIGEYLNGVYGEKSFTVDLVDSYYNMEEKLRDAWHVVELAKAAMRELGIEPVTTPVRGGTDGARLSFMGLPCPNIFTGGHNYHGTHEYIPIQSMEKAVEVILKINELNCRAK, encoded by the coding sequence ATGAGCAAAGTGGCAGAGAAGTTTCTTAGGTACGTTCAGGTGGACACAGCTTCGGACATCAATTCCCCTTCCCAACCGAGTACACATCGGCAAGTGGAGTTTGGCACCGCATTGGCTGCAGAAATGCGAGCGATGGGGCTCACAGACGCGCACATAGACGAACATGGGTATGTATATGCGACGTTGCCGGGGAACATTGAGCGGCCTGTGCCGGTGATTGGGCTTATCGCCCACATGGATGTGGTGGCTGATGTGCCCTCGGCTAACGTAAGACCTCAAATCGTGCGCAACTACGATGGGGGAGACATTACCCTTAACGCAGAAAAGGGCTTAAAGATGTCGCCGCAGGATTACCCTGAGCTCCCAAATTACCGTGGGCAGGACATTATTACTACGGATGGCACGACGTTGCTAGGCGCAGATAACAAAGCAGGCATCGCCGAGATTCTCACCGCCGCGGAGTATCTGCTGGCGCATCCGGAGATTAAGCGCGGTACACTGCGTATAGCTTTCACCCCAGATGAGGAGATAGCGCGGGGCACGGCCAAGTTTGACGTCGCGCAATTTGGTGCAGACTTTGCTTATACCCTGGACGGCGGCGCGGTCGGTGGCATTGAGTTTGAGACCTTTAATGCCGCGTCGGCCAAAGTGACGGTTAAGGGCCGCAACATCCACCCAGGCGCGGCCAAGAACAAGATGCGTAACGCCATCCTTATGGCTATGGAGTTTAATGCCCTGTTGCCCGCCGCAGAGCGCCCCGCCCATACAGAGCATTACGAGGGGTTCTATCACCTAAACGAAGTGCGCGGCACGCCTGAGCAGGCTGAGCTCAAGTACATTGTGCGCGACCACGCCCGGCCTGTATTCGAAGCGCGTAAGTCGCGCCTAACGGCGATTGGAGAGTACCTTAACGGCGTTTACGGCGAAAAGAGCTTTACTGTTGACTTAGTGGACTCCTACTACAACATGGAGGAGAAACTGCGGGACGCTTGGCACGTAGTGGAGTTGGCCAAGGCAGCGATGCGTGAGCTCGGTATCGAGCCGGTCACCACCCCTGTGCGAGGCGGTACGGATGGCGCGCGACTGTCGTTTATGGGCCTGCCGTGCCCGAACATCTTTACGGGCGGTCACAATTACCACGGCACGCATGAGTACATCCCGATTCAGTCCATGGAAAAGGCAGTAGAGGTCATCTTAAAGATAAATGAGCTAAACTGCCGCGCAAAGTAG
- a CDS encoding PhzF family phenazine biosynthesis protein has product MSRRFYTVDVFAEKKYAGNQLAVVRDCEGLGTAEMQLIAKEMNYSETTFILRDEPHNGGFDVRIFTPAEEVPFAGHPTLGTAHVIQQEILRSEVPAVQLNLAVGPITVTFTYHDGVPDVLWMRQIEPTFGKTVTHADLAEVLRLSLADFDTRFAPQEVSTGLPFFIVPLCTLDAVRRARPQTADLLRFVTPYTAKNILVFAPETYEPGNDFNARVFTDYLGIPEDPATGSANGCLAGYLVKHRYRGASKLRANVEQGYEIGRPSLLRLEAEAHGEAIAIHVGGKVVPVARGELV; this is encoded by the coding sequence GTGTCACGACGATTTTACACCGTGGATGTGTTTGCGGAAAAGAAGTATGCTGGCAATCAGCTCGCGGTAGTTCGCGACTGCGAGGGACTAGGCACCGCCGAAATGCAGCTCATCGCCAAGGAGATGAACTACAGCGAGACTACTTTCATACTACGCGACGAGCCTCACAACGGCGGCTTTGACGTGCGGATTTTTACACCTGCCGAAGAAGTCCCCTTTGCCGGGCACCCAACACTTGGGACAGCGCACGTCATTCAACAGGAAATCTTGCGCAGCGAGGTGCCTGCAGTACAGCTAAACCTCGCGGTCGGGCCGATAACCGTCACCTTCACCTACCACGACGGCGTGCCCGACGTGCTTTGGATGCGACAGATTGAGCCCACGTTTGGGAAGACAGTGACCCATGCCGACCTAGCCGAAGTGCTGAGGTTATCACTCGCAGACTTTGACACGCGCTTCGCCCCACAGGAAGTGTCGACCGGTCTGCCCTTCTTTATTGTACCGCTTTGCACGCTAGACGCGGTACGCCGCGCTAGGCCGCAAACAGCAGACTTGTTGCGGTTCGTCACACCCTACACAGCCAAAAACATCCTCGTGTTCGCCCCTGAAACTTATGAGCCGGGCAACGACTTTAACGCTCGCGTCTTCACTGACTACCTCGGCATACCCGAGGACCCCGCCACCGGGAGCGCTAACGGCTGTCTAGCAGGCTATCTCGTTAAGCACCGTTATCGCGGCGCGTCTAAGTTACGCGCTAATGTAGAGCAGGGCTATGAAATCGGGCGCCCGTCTTTACTGCGCCTAGAAGCAGAAGCCCACGGCGAAGCCATCGCCATACACGTCGGCGGCAAAGTTGTACCTGTAGCTCGCGGCGAGTTAGTGTAA
- a CDS encoding 4Fe-4S dicluster domain-containing protein: protein MSHASGNSVYGRLVDRLNRYPQGAPPSKTLYKILSILFSEREARLVAELPIKPFTAKTAGDIWHTSEADAQATLDTLASKAILIDGDHRGVKQYFLPPPMAGFFEFAFMRVRQDIDQKLLAELLHQYLNVEEDFIKDLFLGSETRLGRVFVQESLVTPRDAIHVLDYERASHYIRDAAHIGVSMCYCRHKMEHLEQSCQAPMNICLTFDGTAASLIRHGHARRADAREGLELLEQAYASNLVQCGENVRERVSFICNCCGCCCEAMLAAKKFGILVPVHTTNFIPQVTEECSGCGRCVDACPICAIKICPNAAAVGGKDEASVDEGICLGCGVCVRNCPHGALLLKRRAQRVITPVNSVHRVVQMAIEKGRLADLVFDNQAFASHRAMAAVLSAVLRMPPLKQALAAKQFKSLYLKRLIKAVTSRENLLPTRHVAEEKTPT, encoded by the coding sequence TTGTCCCATGCTTCAGGGAACTCGGTCTACGGTAGATTAGTGGACCGATTAAACCGCTATCCGCAGGGAGCGCCGCCGTCTAAGACTCTGTACAAGATTCTCAGCATCCTGTTTAGCGAGCGGGAGGCTCGGCTAGTAGCGGAGCTGCCTATTAAGCCGTTTACCGCAAAGACAGCAGGTGACATCTGGCATACTAGCGAAGCAGACGCTCAGGCGACGCTTGACACACTAGCAAGCAAGGCCATACTAATTGACGGTGATCATCGCGGCGTCAAGCAGTACTTTCTTCCGCCGCCTATGGCCGGGTTTTTTGAGTTCGCCTTTATGCGCGTACGCCAGGATATAGACCAAAAGCTGCTTGCAGAGCTTTTGCACCAGTATCTCAATGTTGAAGAGGACTTCATTAAGGACCTCTTCTTAGGCAGCGAAACGCGGCTTGGGCGTGTGTTCGTGCAGGAATCTCTAGTTACCCCACGGGACGCGATACATGTGCTCGATTACGAGCGTGCGAGTCACTACATTCGCGACGCCGCACACATTGGCGTGAGCATGTGCTATTGCCGCCACAAGATGGAGCATCTCGAACAAAGCTGCCAAGCGCCCATGAACATCTGCCTAACTTTCGACGGCACAGCCGCTTCGTTGATTAGGCATGGACATGCGCGGCGTGCGGATGCCCGTGAAGGACTAGAACTGCTAGAACAGGCCTACGCTAGTAATCTTGTGCAGTGCGGCGAGAACGTGCGCGAGCGGGTCAGCTTTATCTGTAACTGCTGTGGGTGTTGCTGTGAGGCCATGCTCGCCGCTAAGAAGTTTGGCATACTTGTGCCGGTACATACCACTAACTTTATCCCGCAGGTGACCGAGGAGTGTAGCGGATGCGGCCGCTGTGTGGATGCTTGTCCTATTTGCGCCATCAAAATCTGTCCTAACGCTGCGGCAGTAGGCGGCAAGGATGAAGCCTCGGTCGACGAAGGGATATGCCTCGGCTGCGGCGTCTGCGTGCGCAATTGTCCGCACGGAGCTTTGCTGCTAAAACGGAGGGCACAGCGCGTCATAACCCCCGTCAACTCAGTTCACCGTGTTGTGCAGATGGCCATTGAGAAAGGACGGCTAGCCGACCTTGTTTTTGACAATCAAGCTTTTGCTAGCCACCGAGCCATGGCGGCTGTCCTTTCTGCCGTGCTCAGGATGCCGCCGCTTAAGCAGGCCCTCGCTGCTAAGCAGTTCAAATCGCTCTACCTGAAGCGCTTGATTAAGGCTGTTACGTCTAGGGAAAACCTACTGCCGACAAGACATGTAGCGGAGGAGAAGACACCGACATGA
- a CDS encoding YdiU family protein, with protein MTGFRLEHSYAELPPLFFSRQNPTPVRAPRIVVLNEPLALRLGLDATRLRSKEGAELLSGNNIQREAMPIAQAYAGHQFGHFTLLGDGRAILIGEQVTPDGKRFDIQLKGAGRTPYSRGGDGRAALGPMLREYVISEAMHALGIPTTRSLAVVSTGETVQREAPLAGAILVRVAESHLRVGTFQYASHFGRAPDLAALAEYAVQRHYPHLRGHEDRYLLFLREVIARQADLIARWQAIGFVHGVMNTDNTSISGETIDYGPCAFMDAYDPKTVFSSIDHYGRYAYGNQPSIGLWNLARLAETLLPLLDPDREQAVVLAQQEIARGADLFRASYLEAMRRKLGLSNAEPEDGELIEQLLVMMHSTASDFTNTFRALTNSLLDGLALGQAPGFSQWRQRWQERQERQPEDPRPVTVMRAANPAVIPRNHRVEEALEAAATGDLSVMERLLGALADPYSDNPEHAGYTEPSGKRCRTFCGT; from the coding sequence ATGACAGGCTTCAGATTAGAGCACAGCTATGCCGAACTGCCTCCATTGTTCTTCTCGCGGCAAAACCCCACCCCAGTGCGCGCGCCGAGGATCGTAGTTCTTAACGAGCCCTTGGCACTCCGACTAGGGCTTGATGCCACTCGGCTGCGCAGCAAGGAAGGAGCCGAGCTGTTATCAGGAAACAATATCCAGAGAGAAGCCATGCCCATCGCGCAAGCCTACGCGGGGCATCAGTTTGGCCACTTCACGCTGCTTGGCGACGGCAGGGCGATTCTTATTGGCGAGCAGGTTACCCCGGATGGGAAACGCTTTGATATACAGCTAAAAGGAGCCGGGCGCACTCCTTACTCGCGCGGCGGGGATGGCCGTGCGGCACTAGGCCCCATGCTGCGCGAGTACGTTATCAGCGAGGCCATGCATGCGCTCGGCATACCGACAACGCGTAGCCTCGCTGTCGTGAGCACAGGCGAAACGGTTCAGCGCGAAGCGCCACTAGCCGGTGCAATTCTGGTGCGTGTGGCAGAGAGCCATTTGCGCGTGGGCACGTTTCAATATGCATCCCACTTTGGCCGTGCACCGGACCTTGCAGCCCTCGCCGAGTATGCCGTGCAGCGACACTACCCACACCTTCGCGGGCACGAGGACCGTTACCTGCTCTTCTTGCGCGAGGTCATTGCTCGCCAAGCGGACCTCATAGCGCGATGGCAGGCAATTGGCTTTGTGCATGGGGTCATGAATACAGACAACACTTCGATCAGTGGCGAAACCATTGATTACGGTCCCTGCGCCTTTATGGACGCCTATGACCCAAAGACGGTGTTCAGCTCTATCGACCACTATGGGCGATATGCTTACGGAAACCAGCCGAGCATTGGATTATGGAACCTAGCACGCCTGGCTGAAACTTTGTTGCCGCTGCTTGACCCGGACAGAGAACAAGCAGTTGTATTGGCACAGCAAGAAATAGCTCGCGGTGCGGACTTGTTTCGCGCGAGCTATCTAGAGGCCATGCGACGTAAGCTCGGGCTAAGTAATGCCGAGCCCGAGGATGGGGAACTGATTGAGCAGTTGCTAGTCATGATGCATAGTACAGCCTCGGACTTCACGAACACCTTTCGTGCCCTAACCAACAGCCTGCTTGACGGCTTAGCGCTCGGACAGGCGCCCGGATTTTCGCAGTGGCGCCAGCGTTGGCAGGAGAGGCAAGAGCGACAGCCCGAGGACCCACGCCCTGTTACGGTAATGCGTGCCGCTAATCCGGCCGTTATTCCCCGCAATCACCGCGTGGAGGAGGCTTTAGAGGCGGCCGCAACAGGCGACCTAAGCGTTATGGAACGCCTGCTTGGAGCGCTAGCAGACCCCTACAGCGACAACCCCGAACATGCGGGGTACACTGAGCCTTCCGGCAAGCGCTGCCGTACGTTTTGCGGGACATGA
- a CDS encoding nitroreductase family protein, which produces MREFKYQIMPEIMRRWSPRAFSDEPVAGEEVLALLEAARFAPSCYNEQPWRFIVAQTSEALQKMQGLLTEQNLLWAKHAPVLLLLLAKRTFSETGQENYWHMFDTGTAWGYLSLEAERRGLITHAMGGFSRKRAIALYDLPPDIAPVALVAVGKLGNSSLLAAELRERERPGVRRQLSELVIHSS; this is translated from the coding sequence ATGCGAGAGTTCAAATACCAGATAATGCCCGAGATTATGCGGCGCTGGTCGCCGCGCGCGTTTAGTGATGAACCAGTAGCAGGAGAAGAAGTACTGGCACTCCTTGAGGCAGCGCGCTTTGCGCCGTCGTGCTACAACGAGCAACCATGGCGATTTATTGTCGCGCAAACGTCCGAGGCACTACAGAAGATGCAGGGCCTTTTGACCGAGCAAAACCTGTTGTGGGCAAAGCATGCGCCTGTTCTCTTGTTGTTGCTTGCGAAACGAACCTTCTCCGAAACCGGACAGGAAAACTACTGGCATATGTTTGATACAGGCACTGCTTGGGGCTACTTGTCGCTTGAAGCTGAACGCCGCGGGCTGATAACGCACGCCATGGGCGGGTTTAGCCGCAAGCGAGCCATAGCCCTCTATGACTTGCCGCCAGACATTGCTCCTGTCGCCTTGGTTGCTGTCGGAAAACTAGGTAACTCTAGCTTGCTTGCGGCAGAACTCAGGGAACGCGAGCGCCCCGGCGTGCGCCGCCAGCTAAGTGAACTAGTAATCCATAGCTCGTAA
- a CDS encoding GNAT family N-acetyltransferase encodes MSDLSAYSVRLATEADLPALHRLVREAYSEHIARGLNFTGTYQDEQTTRERMEGNEVYLVCRGEEVIATVTLSSDESRDGSCGLYVTQLAVSPTYKRQGIGRWLLRYAADCGQERGAAFLRLDTAIPATHLVSLYQSEGFRVIDEVQWEGKAYRSYIMEKQLKR; translated from the coding sequence GTGTCCGATTTGTCCGCCTACAGCGTACGTTTAGCGACCGAGGCAGATTTGCCCGCATTGCACCGCCTCGTACGAGAAGCCTACAGCGAGCACATTGCGCGCGGGCTTAACTTCACCGGCACCTACCAGGACGAACAGACTACGCGCGAACGCATGGAAGGCAACGAGGTGTACTTGGTATGCCGAGGGGAAGAGGTTATCGCGACTGTAACACTGTCGAGCGACGAGAGCCGGGACGGGTCGTGCGGGCTGTACGTTACTCAGCTTGCCGTATCACCTACATATAAGCGCCAAGGGATTGGCCGGTGGCTCTTGCGCTATGCGGCGGACTGCGGGCAGGAGAGAGGTGCGGCGTTCCTAAGGCTAGATACGGCTATCCCCGCGACGCACCTTGTGTCTTTGTACCAGTCCGAGGGGTTCCGCGTTATCGACGAGGTGCAGTGGGAAGGGAAGGCTTACAGAAGCTATATAATGGAGAAACAGCTAAAGCGCTAG